The Fodinibius saliphilus genomic interval ATTGTTGGGGCTGGCGCTGCCGGTGTTGCGATCACAAAAATATTATTAGAAGCAGGAGCAGAAGAAATTCTTTGCTGTGATCGTCAAGGTATTATCAACCGAAGCGAAATTGAAAATCTTGACTCCAGTAAACAGTGGCTTGCTAATAATACCAATCCCGAGAACCTGCAGGGTTCTCTTATGGATGCCACTTCGGATGCTGACCTGCTTATTGGGGTAAGCGGACCGGGTACCGTTCCGATCGAAGCAGTTGAAAAAATGGCTGATGATCCTATCATTTTTGCTCTTGCTAACCCTGTTCCAGAGATTATGCCGGAAAAAATTAGTGATATTGCTCGTATCATTGCCACGGGCAGAAGCGACTATCCCAACCAAATCAACAACGTATTGGCCTTTCCGGGGCTCTTCCGCGGTGCCTTGGATGCACGAGCAACAGATATTAACGAAGAGATGAAACTGGCTGCTGCTCATGCCATTGCTAACTGTATTGATGAGAATGGACTTGGCGAAGAGTACATTGTGCCCAGCGTCTTTAGTAAAGATGTGGTTCGACTCGTTTCTTCGGCCGTCGAGGAAGCGGCTTACGACAGTGGTGTTGCCGAACGCCCCCAACCTTAACATCATACAACTCTTTCAAAATAGAAAAAGCTTCTGCAGCTGATATGCAGAAGCTTTTCTATTTATTATATCTAATAAACTACTTACATCGGCGGTACCCGTCCATGTTGCGGCTTGATATTCATCTCCTCAATAATCGTACGACTAGATAGGTTCGTCAACGTTATGATAAGTTGCGCGACATCCGCGGGATCGATCAGTCGTTGCCGGTCTATGGTAGAGTCCTCCCAAGAAGTGGATTCTGTTTGACCCAGGTTGATAGCCGTGACCCTTACTTTGGTATCCATCAACTCCTGCCTGAGAGACCGCGTGTAGCCCAACAATCCATGCTTAGAAGCTGAGTATGCCCCACTTTCTTCACGCCCTTCTGTAGCTGCTACAGAACATATATTAACAATTAACGACTGTTCGTTGGCAATTAGGTCATCCAAGAAGCGATTGGTCGTATTAACAGCAGTAAATAGGTTGGCTTGTATCTGCTGCATAAATTCTTCACTGCTGGTGTCACTCAGTTTTTTTAATAAAAAATTACCGGCATTATTTACCAACACTTTCGGGATAGGAAAATCATCCGGTAGCTCAATACCAGCCACAGCATTGGCATCACTGGCATCACAACTGATAATATGTATCAGGTTGCATCCGGCTGATTTACACTGCCGTTTTGTTTCTTCCAACCCTTTAACAGAACGAGCAATAAGCAGAAGGGCAAAATCAGTTTTTTGAGCAAAAGTAAGGGCAATACATCGACCAATACCCCGGCTGGCGCCAGTAATTACAACCGAGTGTTGCGATTGGCTCTGCATTACCGAACTCCCATAAATTTATGAGTCTGTAAACTAATCCCCCATTGAGGATTTTCTTTCACATAATCGATAATAAGTTCAACTGATCCCTCTTTTTCCCACTCTGGCTGTAGAAGAAGCTGAGTATCATCAGGACATTTTTCGGCATTTTTTTCAGCCCATTCA includes:
- a CDS encoding SDR family NAD(P)-dependent oxidoreductase → MQSQSQHSVVITGASRGIGRCIALTFAQKTDFALLLIARSVKGLEETKRQCKSAGCNLIHIISCDASDANAVAGIELPDDFPIPKVLVNNAGNFLLKKLSDTSSEEFMQQIQANLFTAVNTTNRFLDDLIANEQSLIVNICSVAATEGREESGAYSASKHGLLGYTRSLRQELMDTKVRVTAINLGQTESTSWEDSTIDRQRLIDPADVAQLIITLTNLSSRTIIEEMNIKPQHGRVPPM